One region of Daphnia pulicaria isolate SC F1-1A chromosome 7, SC_F0-13Bv2, whole genome shotgun sequence genomic DNA includes:
- the LOC124350591 gene encoding dopamine receptor 2-like: MEVVNRVTLNLTKWDDNNSTAREENTTAVWPVLVEEKDWDDGNPILALVLFSFCLATVLGNALVIAAVTRERYLHTVTNYFIMSLAVADCLVGSIVMPFSAAVEMQSDRRWLFGRDLCDVWHSFDVLASTASILNLCVISMDRYWAITDPFTYPSRMTPKRAACFIALVWVCSSLISFPAIAWWRAVAVDLAQHDGATHLMASSSSSSSTSDINERIHPLPEHCVFTDDIGYLVFSSTVSFYGPLSVMVFTYYRIYRAAVAQSRSLRLGIKQVVMASTGEMGKGTGGGSGSGSGGSGSAETVELLTLRIHRGGRVASDNRRCAAAAALLTYQAANRHQLPIDPSSTSSTSNNVLQIADASQPSTLQRQQSAIDRRHSQTEATIAGLSVSSSVDGDGGSGRLPIAKMNLSRKLAKIAKERKAAKTLGIVMGVFIACWLPFFVTNLLSAFCQSCIHNPERVVTVVTWLGWINSGMNPVIYACWSRDFRRAFARILCGCCPRLFHRWKRHSAKSGSNNALNHHHNLGGSATTATISSMSTVASSRPHSHASIVLATTSGSQLSPLTDSPTFASLCHHSTSFPM, translated from the exons ATGGAAGTGGTGAACCGAGTGACATTAAATTTGACTAAGTGGGATGACAATAATTCAACCGCAAGAGAAGAGAATACTACAGCAGTATGGCCGGTGCTGGTGGAGGAAAAAGATTGGGATGACGGCAATCCCATTTTGGCGTTGGTGTTGTTCTCCTTTTGTCTGGCCACCGTCCTGGGCAACGCCTTGGTCATCGCCGCGGTGACCAGGGAACGTTACCTGCACACCGTCACCAATTATTTCATCATGTCACTGGCCGTGGCCGATTGTCTCGTCGGATCCATCGTCATGCCATTCAGCGCAGCCGTCGAAATGCAATCAGACCGGCGATGGTTATTCGGTCGCGACCTCTg CGATGTGTGGCATTCGTTCGACGTCCTGGCCAGCACCGCATCCATTCTCAACCTCTGCGTCATCTCCATGGATCGTTATTGg GCCATAACGGACCCGTTCACTTATCCGAGTCGGATGACGCCCAAACGGGCCGCTTGTTTCATCGCCCTCGTTTGGGTCTGTTCCAGTCTCATCAGTTTCCCGGCCATCGCCTGGTGGAGGGCCGTCGCCGTCGACCTCGCCCAGCACGACGGCGCCACTCACCTGATGGCCtcctcctcgtcgtcgtccagcACATCCGACATCAACGAGCGAATCCATCCGCTGCCGGAGCATTGCGTCTTCACCGACGACATCGGATACCTCGTCTTCTCTTCGACCGTTTCCTTCTACGGCCCCTTGTCCGTCATGGTCTTCACTTATTACCGAATCTACCGGGCAGCAGTGGCCCAGTCACGGTCCCTTCGGCTGGGCATCAAACAGGTCGTCATGGCCTCGACAGGTGAAATGGGAAAAGGAACAGGGGGAGGATCGGGGTCGGGATCCGGTGGGTCGGGATCGGCCGAAACGGTCGAACTTTTAACTTTGCGCATCCACCGCGGAGGTCGAGTCGCTTCCGACAATCGGCGATGCGCTGCGGCCGCCGCCCTTTTGACCTATCAGGCGGCCAATCGTCACCAATTGCCCATCGATCCTTCATCGACGTCCAGCACCAGCAACAACGTCCTGCAAATCGCCGACGCTTCCCAACCGTCAACTTTGCAGCGACAACAATCAGCAATCGATCGGCGCCATTCACAAACGGAGGCGACGATTGCCGGCCTGTCCGTTTCCTCGTCGGTGGACGGCGACGGCGGATCGGGACGTTTGCCAATTGCCAAAATGAATTTGAGTCGAAAATTGGCTAAAATCGCCAAGGAGCGCAAAGCGGCCAA GACGCTGGGCATCGTGATGGGCGTGTTCATCGCGTGTTGGTTGCCTTTCTTCGTGACGAATTTGCTCTCGGCTTTCTGTCAGTCGTGCATCCACAACCCGGAACGGGTCGTCACCGTCGTCACTTGGCTCGGATGGATCAACTCGGGCATGAACCCCGTCATCTACGCCTGCTGGTCTCGCGATTTCAGAAG GGCTTTCGCTAGAATCCTGTGCGGATGCTGCCCACGTCTGTTTCATCGCTGGAAGAGGCACAGCGCCAAGAGCGGGAGCAACAACGCCCTAAAC CATCACCACAATCTCGGAGGATCGGCGACAACGGCCACGATTTCCTCCATGTCGACGGTGGCCAGCAGCCGGCCGCACTCCCACGCCAGTATCGTGCTGGCCACGACCAGTGGCTCCCAACTGAGTCCATTGACGGACAGCCCCACTTTTGCATCTCTGTGTCATCACTCGACTTCTTTTCCCATGTGA